In one Mesorhizobium australicum genomic region, the following are encoded:
- a CDS encoding F0F1 ATP synthase subunit B → MDATFWATVGLVIFLAIVVYLKVPGMIAGQLDSRADKIRDELEEARKLREEAQQLLAEYQRKRKESEAEAASIVDAAKREAKILAADAKTKTEEYVARRTAFAEQKIAQAERDAIAEVRGRAVDIAIEAARKVLGDKVDAKAAGQLFQASVDAVKTKLN, encoded by the coding sequence ATGGACGCCACATTCTGGGCAACAGTCGGCCTCGTCATCTTCCTCGCGATCGTCGTCTACCTGAAGGTTCCGGGCATGATCGCCGGCCAGCTCGACAGCCGGGCCGACAAGATCCGCGACGAGCTGGAGGAAGCGCGCAAGCTGCGCGAGGAGGCGCAGCAGTTGCTCGCCGAATACCAGCGCAAGCGCAAGGAATCGGAAGCCGAGGCCGCGAGCATCGTCGACGCAGCCAAGCGCGAGGCGAAGATCCTGGCAGCCGATGCCAAGACGAAGACCGAGGAATATGTCGCCCGCCGCACCGCCTTTGCCGAGCAGAAGATCGCCCAGGCCGAGCGCGACGCGATCGCCGAGGTTCGCGGCCGCGCCGTCGACATCGCAATCGAGGCGGCGCGCAAGGTGCTCGGCGACAAGGTTGACGCCAAGGCCGCAGGCCAGCTCTTCCAGGCCTCTGTCGACGCGGTGAAGACCAAGCTCAACTGA
- a CDS encoding PA0069 family radical SAM protein, with protein MEQIRSADLAAFTEGRAAMANAIIDQSGLRVGDDRRRGRAAGINPSGRYEPLSRHVFDDGWSSLDELPAFKTEVQVEKPRAIITRNESPDISFDRSINPYRGCEHGCVYCFARPTHAYMGLSPGLDFESKLFAKPDAARLLEKELSKEGYKPRTIAIGTNTDPYQPIEKKWRIMREVLEVLEAFNHPVGIVTKSALVMRDADILGRMAEKGLAKVALSVTTLDPKLARTMEPRAATPARRLEALRTLSEAGIPVSAMVAPVVPGLTDHEIERILESVAHAGAKEAGYIILRLPLEVSPVFKEWLLRHYPDRYRHVTSLIRSMRDGKDYDAEWGKRMKGTGPYAWQIGRRFEMTAKRLGLNIEKRPLRTDLFKAPSAKGEQLMLL; from the coding sequence GGAAGGGCTGCGATGGCCAATGCCATCATTGACCAGAGTGGACTGCGCGTCGGCGACGACCGACGACGCGGCCGCGCGGCCGGCATCAACCCGTCGGGCCGCTACGAGCCCCTGTCGCGGCACGTGTTCGACGACGGCTGGTCCTCGCTGGACGAACTGCCGGCGTTCAAAACCGAGGTGCAGGTGGAGAAGCCGCGCGCGATCATCACGCGCAACGAGTCGCCCGACATCTCGTTCGACCGCTCGATCAACCCCTATCGCGGCTGCGAGCACGGCTGCGTCTACTGCTTCGCCCGCCCCACGCACGCCTATATGGGCCTGTCGCCGGGTCTCGATTTCGAATCCAAGCTGTTCGCCAAGCCGGATGCCGCGCGCCTGCTTGAAAAGGAGCTGTCGAAAGAGGGCTACAAGCCGCGCACGATCGCGATCGGCACCAACACCGACCCCTACCAGCCGATCGAGAAGAAATGGCGCATCATGCGCGAGGTGCTGGAGGTGCTGGAGGCGTTCAACCATCCGGTCGGCATCGTCACCAAGTCGGCGCTGGTGATGCGCGACGCGGACATTCTCGGCCGCATGGCCGAAAAGGGTCTCGCCAAGGTCGCGCTCTCGGTCACCACGCTCGACCCGAAGCTCGCCCGCACGATGGAGCCGCGCGCGGCGACGCCGGCGCGCCGGCTGGAGGCGCTGCGCACGCTGTCTGAGGCCGGCATCCCGGTCTCGGCCATGGTCGCGCCGGTCGTGCCGGGCCTGACCGACCACGAGATCGAGCGGATCCTGGAATCGGTTGCGCATGCGGGCGCGAAGGAGGCCGGCTACATCATCCTGCGCCTGCCGCTGGAGGTGAGCCCGGTTTTCAAGGAATGGCTGCTGCGCCACTATCCGGACCGCTATCGCCACGTGACCTCGCTGATCCGCTCGATGCGCGACGGCAAGGACTACGATGCGGAATGGGGCAAGCGGATGAAGGGCACCGGCCCCTATGCCTGGCAGATCGGCCGCCGTTTCGAGATGACGGCCAAGCGGCTCGGCCTCAACATCGAGAAGCGCCCCTTGCGCACCGACCTGTTCAAGGCCCCCAGCGCCAAGGGGGAGCAACTGATGCTGCTCTGA
- a CDS encoding F0F1 ATP synthase subunit B, with translation MFVTPGYAQEHAPASGTTQGGDAHGAAEGAAHTEAAGDAHGKAGFPPFEPTYFPSQLLWLAITFGLFYLFLKKVVLPRIGGILEVRRDRIAHDLDTAARLKEDADAAIAAYEQELADARAKSNKIANDARDAAKAEADAERKEVEAQLNTRLADAETRISQVRASAMKDVGAIAEETATAIVQSLVGSADKAAVAAAVKSAE, from the coding sequence ATGTTCGTGACACCTGGCTACGCGCAGGAACACGCTCCCGCCTCGGGCACGACCCAGGGCGGCGATGCGCACGGTGCTGCGGAAGGCGCCGCCCACACCGAGGCGGCCGGCGACGCGCACGGCAAGGCCGGCTTCCCGCCGTTCGAGCCGACCTATTTCCCCTCGCAGTTACTCTGGCTGGCGATCACGTTCGGCCTGTTCTACCTCTTCCTCAAGAAGGTGGTGCTGCCGCGCATCGGCGGCATCCTCGAGGTGCGCCGCGACCGGATCGCGCATGATCTGGACACGGCCGCCCGCCTGAAGGAGGACGCCGACGCCGCCATTGCCGCCTACGAGCAGGAACTGGCCGACGCGAGGGCGAAGTCCAACAAGATCGCCAACGATGCCCGCGACGCGGCGAAGGCGGAAGCCGACGCCGAGCGCAAGGAGGTCGAGGCCCAGCTCAACACGAGGCTGGCCGACGCCGAGACCCGCATCTCCCAGGTTCGCGCCTCGGCGATGAAGGATGTCGGCGCGATCGCCGAGGAGACCGCCACCGCGATCGTCCAGTCGCTCGTCGGCTCCGCCGACAAGGCCGCGGTCGCCGCCGCGGTCAAGTCGGCCGAATAG
- a CDS encoding ribonuclease HII, with product MARPRSDSPLLFDIPLKPDFSVERRSRKRGVWPVAGTDEAGRGPLAGPVVAAAVILDPDAIPDGLDDSKRMTLEARERVYLTIIGSAISVGVASVCAVSIDRSDIRKASLEAMRRAVAALSLPPLLVLADGRDIPPGLACEGQALVKGDQRSQSIAAASIVAKVTRDRMLAHCGTIHPAYGFERHAGYGTEAHLAGIGAHGPLPGLHRMSFSPFKAA from the coding sequence ATGGCTCGCCCGCGTTCCGATTCTCCGCTTCTTTTCGACATCCCGCTGAAGCCCGACTTCAGCGTCGAGCGTCGTTCGCGCAAGCGCGGCGTCTGGCCGGTGGCGGGCACCGACGAGGCCGGCCGCGGGCCGCTCGCCGGGCCCGTGGTGGCGGCGGCGGTCATCCTCGACCCCGACGCCATCCCCGACGGCCTCGACGATTCCAAGCGCATGACGCTGGAGGCCCGCGAGCGGGTCTATCTCACGATCATCGGCTCGGCGATCTCGGTCGGCGTCGCTTCGGTCTGTGCCGTTTCGATCGACCGCAGCGACATCCGCAAGGCGAGCCTGGAGGCGATGCGCCGCGCGGTGGCTGCTCTTTCGCTGCCGCCGCTTCTGGTGCTCGCCGACGGGCGCGACATTCCGCCGGGCCTCGCCTGCGAGGGCCAGGCGCTGGTCAAGGGCGACCAGCGCTCTCAGTCGATCGCCGCTGCCTCGATCGTCGCCAAGGTCACCCGCGACCGGATGCTCGCCCATTGCGGCACGATCCACCCCGCCTACGGCTTCGAGCGCCACGCCGGCTACGGCACCGAGGCGCATCTCGCCGGCATCGGCGCCCACGGCCCCCTGCCCGGCCTGCACCGTATGTCCTTCTCGCCCTTCAAGGCGGCGTAG